A DNA window from Ornithobacterium rhinotracheale DSM 15997 contains the following coding sequences:
- a CDS encoding NAD(P)/FAD-dependent oxidoreductase yields MKTRYILVGYGLANVCFAKYCVENKQSFVIFDDQKITASNVAAGVVNPVVLKRFTPVWQAIEQMELLKKTFAEFADLLGNKYFHEMPIYRVLANEKEGEIWQRKRLENQVLEKYLNKDLKANKYASIKAEHGFGTMRYTGYVDITQLLADFKNQYKSHFRNEKFDYSKLNLENNTYEDIAFEKIVFAEGAKVSQNPYFGFIPVVPNKGQVLKIRTEEALPHAIVKSKCFLMPIGKHEYFVGATYNRDFENEEATIEDRQKLQEQLEHFYTERYQIIDEKVGLRPTVPDHKPIIGQHPEHANLYVLNGLGTRGTFNGPAMSKALYESIELNKPIDPLIDIKRFL; encoded by the coding sequence ATGAAAACGCGATATATATTAGTGGGCTATGGGCTAGCCAATGTTTGTTTTGCTAAATATTGTGTGGAAAACAAACAATCTTTTGTAATTTTCGATGATCAAAAAATCACCGCCTCCAATGTTGCAGCGGGTGTTGTAAACCCCGTGGTGCTGAAACGCTTTACACCAGTTTGGCAAGCGATAGAACAAATGGAGCTGCTCAAAAAGACATTTGCTGAATTTGCCGATCTTTTAGGTAATAAATACTTTCATGAAATGCCTATTTATAGAGTCTTGGCAAACGAGAAAGAAGGTGAAATTTGGCAAAGAAAACGATTAGAAAATCAAGTTTTAGAAAAATATTTAAACAAAGATTTAAAGGCTAATAAATACGCAAGCATCAAAGCGGAACATGGATTTGGAACAATGCGCTACACAGGATATGTAGACATTACTCAACTTTTGGCTGATTTCAAAAATCAATATAAATCACATTTTAGGAATGAAAAATTTGATTATTCCAAATTAAATCTAGAAAATAATACTTACGAAGATATAGCATTTGAGAAGATTGTCTTTGCAGAAGGAGCCAAAGTTTCTCAAAATCCGTATTTTGGTTTTATTCCAGTAGTTCCTAATAAGGGGCAAGTGTTGAAAATCAGAACAGAAGAAGCCTTGCCACATGCTATTGTGAAATCAAAATGTTTTCTAATGCCCATAGGCAAGCATGAATACTTTGTAGGAGCTACCTATAATCGTGATTTTGAAAATGAAGAAGCCACAATCGAAGATCGCCAGAAACTTCAAGAACAATTGGAGCATTTCTATACAGAGCGATATCAAATCATTGATGAAAAAGTAGGATTAAGACCCACGGTTCCAGATCATAAGCCAATCATTGGTCAGCATCCAGAACACGCAAATTTGTATGTTTTAAATGGTCTAGGCACGCGCGGAACATTCAATGGGCCAGCTATGTCCAAAGCTTTGTATGAATCCATAGAACTAAACAAACCGATTGATCCGTTAATCGATATTAAAAGATTTTTGTAA
- the topA gene encoding type I DNA topoisomerase has translation MPKNLVIVESPAKAKTIQKYLGGDFEVQSSFGHVVDLPKKSMGIDIENHFKPEYEISPDKRDVVKKLKELSSKAETVWLASDEDREGEAIAWHLYNELGLRKKDTKRIVFNEITKKAILKAVENPRTIDEDLVNAQQARRILDRLVGFKMSPVLWKKIKPGLSAGRVQSVAVRLIVEREKEIMAFEPENSFRFIAEFVLETGEIFEASLNTEFKDYKEAKAFIKKCKEADFFVSNVDTRPGKRSPAPPFTTSTLQQEASRKLGFSVTRTMSVAQQLYEQGMITYMRTDSVNLSDDALAEAKKVVTEEYGEKYAKTRRYKSKTKGAQEAHEAIRPTNLAQQHAGMDSAQNRLYELIYKRTLASQMADAELERTTISVKNEKTPKHIFRGKGEVVLFDGFLKVYQESSEDDDDVAQAQGMTLLPKVSVGEDLKVNLIKGIEKFTRHAPRYSEATLVRQLEELGIGRPSTYAPTISTIQKRNYVELYNSDGEERNIRTLVLNNKGEVKEVSESERFGTEKNKLKPTDVGIVVNDFLVEYFKNIMDYQFTAKVEEGFDEIAAGKEDWTKVLGDFYKGFNENVAKVEENAERATGERLLGVDPKTGKNVYSRIGRYGAMVQIGEVEDKEKPKFAGLNPDQNISTITLEEALKLFELPKDLGTYKGEEVEVNIGRFGPYVRFGEKFISLSKDEDPYEVEFERAKELIEIRLKEDAPIAMYDGLEVTRGKGRFGPFIKWNDLYINVNKKYDFDNLSQSDIKELIEDKKKKEAEKVVKNWEAEGIRIEKARWKRHNIIQGKLKVEVGKEVDVQNMSLKEAQKILENAKPKKATKKSAGKKSTRKTSSKKSTIKIKKTK, from the coding sequence ATGCCCAAGAATTTAGTCATAGTAGAGTCACCTGCAAAAGCCAAAACGATTCAAAAATATTTAGGGGGAGATTTTGAAGTTCAATCAAGTTTTGGTCATGTAGTGGATTTACCCAAGAAAAGTATGGGGATAGACATTGAAAATCATTTTAAACCAGAATATGAGATCTCTCCCGATAAACGCGATGTGGTAAAGAAACTAAAAGAACTCTCTAGCAAGGCTGAAACCGTGTGGCTAGCATCCGATGAGGATCGTGAGGGGGAAGCCATCGCGTGGCATCTATACAATGAGTTAGGTCTTAGAAAAAAAGATACCAAAAGAATTGTTTTCAACGAAATTACTAAAAAAGCAATTTTAAAAGCAGTAGAAAATCCAAGAACCATAGACGAAGACTTGGTAAATGCGCAACAAGCACGCCGAATCCTAGACCGCTTGGTTGGGTTTAAAATGTCGCCTGTTTTATGGAAAAAAATAAAGCCAGGACTTTCAGCAGGGCGCGTGCAATCGGTAGCAGTGCGATTGATTGTGGAGCGAGAGAAAGAAATTATGGCATTTGAGCCAGAAAATAGTTTTCGATTTATCGCAGAATTTGTTTTAGAAACAGGCGAAATATTCGAAGCAAGTTTAAATACTGAATTTAAAGACTATAAAGAAGCTAAAGCCTTTATAAAAAAGTGTAAAGAGGCAGATTTTTTTGTGTCTAATGTAGATACACGACCGGGGAAACGCTCTCCAGCACCGCCTTTTACAACTTCTACTTTGCAGCAAGAGGCATCTAGAAAGTTAGGATTTTCGGTAACACGCACCATGAGTGTTGCCCAGCAATTATATGAGCAGGGGATGATTACTTACATGCGTACCGATAGTGTAAACTTGTCGGACGATGCTTTGGCAGAAGCTAAAAAAGTAGTAACCGAAGAATATGGCGAGAAATACGCTAAAACGAGAAGATATAAAAGTAAGACCAAAGGTGCACAAGAGGCACACGAGGCAATCCGCCCAACTAATTTAGCTCAGCAACATGCGGGAATGGATTCGGCTCAGAATCGATTATATGAGCTAATCTATAAAAGAACACTTGCGAGCCAAATGGCTGATGCCGAGCTTGAAAGAACAACAATAAGCGTTAAAAATGAAAAAACACCTAAACACATCTTTAGAGGAAAAGGTGAAGTGGTGCTTTTTGATGGTTTTCTAAAAGTGTATCAAGAAAGTAGCGAAGACGATGACGATGTAGCTCAAGCTCAGGGAATGACACTTTTGCCTAAAGTATCTGTGGGAGAGGATTTAAAAGTAAATTTAATTAAAGGAATAGAGAAATTCACGCGTCATGCACCCCGCTATTCAGAGGCAACTTTGGTGCGCCAATTAGAAGAATTAGGCATCGGGCGACCATCTACTTATGCTCCCACAATTTCTACCATTCAAAAGAGAAATTATGTAGAGCTCTATAATTCAGACGGAGAGGAACGCAACATCAGAACCCTAGTTTTGAACAACAAAGGGGAGGTAAAAGAAGTTTCGGAATCAGAAAGATTTGGAACTGAAAAAAATAAACTGAAACCGACAGATGTGGGAATTGTAGTAAATGATTTTTTGGTTGAATATTTCAAAAATATCATGGATTATCAATTTACTGCCAAAGTAGAAGAAGGATTTGATGAAATTGCTGCAGGAAAAGAAGATTGGACCAAAGTCTTGGGCGATTTTTATAAAGGGTTCAACGAAAATGTAGCAAAAGTAGAAGAAAATGCGGAGCGAGCTACGGGAGAACGCCTTTTAGGAGTTGATCCTAAAACTGGGAAAAATGTATATTCCCGAATCGGAAGATACGGAGCCATGGTGCAAATAGGAGAGGTGGAGGATAAGGAAAAACCAAAATTTGCAGGGCTAAATCCTGATCAGAATATTTCTACAATCACGCTAGAAGAGGCACTTAAATTATTTGAGTTGCCAAAAGATTTAGGAACTTATAAAGGAGAAGAAGTAGAGGTAAATATAGGAAGATTTGGACCTTATGTTCGTTTTGGAGAAAAATTTATTTCCCTTAGCAAAGATGAAGATCCTTATGAGGTGGAATTTGAAAGAGCCAAAGAATTAATCGAGATAAGACTCAAAGAAGATGCTCCAATCGCCATGTACGATGGCTTGGAAGTAACTCGTGGAAAGGGACGATTTGGACCTTTTATCAAATGGAATGATTTGTATATCAATGTCAATAAAAAATACGATTTCGATAATTTATCTCAATCAGACATCAAAGAATTGATCGAAGATAAAAAGAAAAAAGAAGCAGAAAAAGTCGTAAAAAATTGGGAAGCAGAGGGGATTCGTATCGAAAAGGCAAGGTGGAAACGCCACAACATCATTCAAGGAAAACTGAAAGTAGAAGTTGGCAAAGAAGTTGATGTGCAAAACATGTCTCTAAAAGAGGCGCAAAAAATCTTGGAAAATGCAAAACCTAAAAAAGCAACTAAAAAAAGTGCAGGTAAAAAATCAACTCGTAAAACTTCTTCCAAAAAATCTACTATAAAAATCAAGAAAACTAAATAA
- the porM gene encoding type IX secretion system motor protein PorM/GldM: MAKGKLPPRQKMINLMYLIFIAMMAMQIDREVLRSFEGVNTSLTDASALASENNNTFYEQIKNKAKDDADYQKVQAKAEEVRAKSNEVFEAIEAVKQQLIAETGYVAPKDGEQETSYNSLQNTDAVTNLFFRSQEPSKTGAELKNKINQYHDFMLGQYTSETDKSRVNKLFSTEGNAKKEWLYRMFYNQPMVAALTNLSKIQSDVRTEEGNLVRNLLADKLQDEIELKAFQPIVDIPPIVKKGEKVLANIAFGAYDNSLQGTVTANGRSIALTNGRATFDLNTSTDGTQTIRGTMTYKKPDGSTETMPFERTYQVVSETLAKAPTGGSISADKMNVVYRGVTNPITATINGADGPINMTASTGSLSGSNGKYNYRVSSGNTVVFTASAKTSSGAVVTEKKEFRIKPVPPPQGQIRGKNALTTSVSSLSRLTVDAAIPNFEFPVSFTVKSFKVKVPGQKTVSVSGNSLSGADRVLKNVKPGDAVNIFDIEATASGLDGRIPNISPVVIDVQ; the protein is encoded by the coding sequence ATGGCAAAGGGAAAATTACCACCACGCCAGAAGATGATCAACCTGATGTATCTTATCTTCATTGCTATGATGGCGATGCAGATAGATAGAGAGGTGTTGAGAAGCTTTGAAGGCGTAAATACTTCGCTCACAGATGCATCAGCTTTGGCGAGCGAAAACAATAATACATTTTACGAGCAAATTAAGAATAAAGCAAAAGATGATGCCGATTACCAAAAAGTGCAAGCTAAAGCTGAAGAGGTTAGGGCTAAATCTAACGAAGTGTTTGAAGCAATAGAAGCTGTGAAACAACAACTTATTGCAGAAACTGGCTATGTAGCACCAAAAGATGGTGAACAAGAAACTAGTTATAATTCTTTGCAAAATACAGATGCTGTAACTAATTTGTTTTTCCGTTCACAAGAACCTTCAAAAACGGGGGCAGAACTTAAAAATAAAATCAATCAGTATCACGATTTTATGCTAGGACAATACACTAGCGAAACAGATAAATCTCGTGTCAATAAATTGTTTAGCACAGAAGGAAATGCTAAGAAAGAATGGTTGTATAGAATGTTCTATAATCAGCCGATGGTAGCAGCCTTGACTAATTTATCTAAAATTCAATCTGATGTTAGAACAGAAGAGGGGAATTTAGTGAGAAATTTATTGGCAGATAAACTACAGGATGAGATTGAATTAAAAGCATTCCAGCCAATTGTTGATATTCCTCCAATTGTTAAGAAAGGAGAAAAAGTATTAGCAAATATAGCTTTTGGAGCTTATGACAACTCCTTACAAGGAACTGTGACTGCTAATGGAAGATCTATTGCATTGACTAATGGTCGAGCAACCTTTGATTTAAACACCTCGACAGATGGCACACAGACAATTAGAGGTACTATGACTTATAAAAAGCCAGATGGCTCAACTGAAACAATGCCATTTGAGCGTACATACCAAGTTGTAAGCGAAACATTAGCAAAAGCACCTACAGGAGGATCTATCTCAGCAGATAAGATGAATGTTGTGTATAGAGGCGTAACAAACCCTATTACTGCAACCATCAATGGGGCAGATGGTCCAATTAATATGACTGCCTCTACAGGATCGCTTAGTGGATCAAACGGAAAATATAATTATCGAGTTTCTTCTGGAAACACCGTAGTATTTACCGCAAGTGCCAAAACTTCTTCGGGAGCAGTAGTTACAGAGAAAAAGGAATTTAGAATAAAACCAGTTCCACCGCCACAAGGACAAATTCGTGGAAAAAATGCTCTTACCACTTCTGTAAGCTCATTATCAAGACTTACGGTAGATGCAGCCATTCCGAATTTCGAGTTCCCTGTAAGCTTTACAGTTAAGAGTTTTAAAGTTAAAGTTCCAGGGCAGAAGACAGTTAGCGTTTCAGGAAATAGTTTAAGCGGAGCCGATCGAGTGCTTAAAAATGTGAAACCTGGAGATGCGGTTAATATTTTCGATATTGAAGCTACAGCTTCTGGACTAGATGGTAGAATACCGAATATCTCTCCAGTAGTAATAGATGTTCAATAA
- the porL gene encoding type IX secretion system motor protein PorL/GldL — MAAKTKKKDVILNMVYSLGAAVVIIGALFKINHWGIGPINGSLVLAIGLGVEALIFIVFAFDPPAGEYDWEKAYPELADPNAKPVARKQNVVADSGASEASLSAKLDKMLADAKLDAALMTRLKDGINSFSNTVEEMNKTVDASRNTQKYGDQLALAANHMESLNSLYQVQLENGKKQVELNQKFINEMQKSASGSEQFMAEMNKLTKNVNDLNKVYGGMLSAMRQPNV, encoded by the coding sequence ATGGCAGCAAAAACAAAAAAGAAAGATGTAATACTAAATATGGTGTACTCCCTAGGAGCCGCCGTGGTAATTATTGGAGCTTTATTTAAAATTAACCACTGGGGAATTGGTCCAATAAATGGCTCATTAGTATTAGCAATAGGTCTAGGCGTAGAGGCACTTATCTTTATAGTCTTTGCATTCGATCCTCCAGCAGGAGAGTATGATTGGGAAAAAGCCTATCCAGAATTGGCAGACCCAAATGCAAAACCAGTTGCAAGAAAACAAAATGTAGTAGCAGATTCAGGGGCTTCAGAAGCTTCATTAAGTGCTAAATTAGATAAAATGTTGGCAGATGCTAAGTTAGACGCAGCTTTGATGACTAGATTAAAAGATGGTATCAATAGCTTTAGCAACACTGTAGAAGAAATGAATAAAACAGTAGATGCTTCAAGAAATACACAAAAATATGGTGATCAATTAGCCTTGGCTGCAAATCATATGGAGTCTTTAAACTCACTATATCAAGTGCAACTAGAAAATGGTAAAAAACAAGTAGAATTAAACCAAAAATTCATCAACGAGATGCAAAAATCTGCTTCAGGATCTGAACAATTTATGGCTGAGATGAATAAATTAACTAAAAATGTAAACGACTTAAACAAAGTATATGGTGGCATGTTATCAGCCATGAGACAACCAAATGTTTAA
- the porK gene encoding T9SS ring complex lipoprotein PorK/GldK, whose product MIRIYVAIFMAVTLTSCNMFNGKKKSNDRGMIVSSSKSKSFVPQRPVGMVPVPGGSFVMGQTDYDFAQQRNASPKTVSVSGFFMDETEITNEMYHDFVNYVRDSIVRQRLAERANELGYSGGQNQGQNGIAEYAFKVRTNGDQPSAYDQYINEMADGRSGYDSERQLNWDVPIIWNKFDYPDRDYVEVMEDLYYPPKDRFNGERLLDVRKLNYVFTEIDKNKAAKYAKSGKTRKDFVTVDTINVYPDTTVWVRDFNYAYNDPLHQDYFWNTAYSKYPVVGVTWDQARGFCAYRTEKHRKYNNSRKKKPENDVIVYRLPTEVEWEYAARGGLEDAPYPWGGPYLMDSRGCYLANFKPKRGDYVEDCCSKSKKKGYIYTAPVKSFYPNDYGLYDMAGNVAEWTQSPYEIISSEYTSTLNPYLGSGKDNRKKTVKGGSWKDIGYLLMVANREYEYKDSARSYIGFRTVQTIPEGAKVKYRKPRR is encoded by the coding sequence ATGATAAGAATTTATGTAGCTATATTCATGGCAGTAACATTGACTTCTTGTAACATGTTCAATGGGAAGAAGAAGTCTAATGACAGAGGGATGATTGTCTCAAGTAGCAAATCCAAAAGTTTTGTTCCTCAGCGCCCAGTAGGTATGGTGCCTGTTCCGGGAGGATCTTTTGTTATGGGACAAACTGATTATGACTTTGCGCAACAAAGAAATGCATCTCCAAAAACAGTTTCGGTTTCAGGATTTTTTATGGATGAAACTGAAATTACCAACGAAATGTATCATGATTTTGTAAATTATGTAAGAGATTCTATCGTAAGACAAAGACTAGCTGAAAGAGCCAATGAATTAGGTTACAGCGGGGGACAAAATCAGGGTCAAAATGGTATTGCAGAATATGCATTTAAAGTAAGAACCAATGGAGATCAGCCATCGGCTTACGATCAGTATATTAATGAAATGGCAGATGGTAGAAGTGGCTACGATTCTGAACGCCAATTGAACTGGGATGTGCCAATCATTTGGAATAAATTTGACTACCCAGATAGAGATTATGTAGAAGTAATGGAGGATTTATATTATCCACCAAAAGACAGATTCAATGGAGAGAGATTATTAGATGTTCGAAAATTGAACTATGTATTTACTGAAATTGATAAAAACAAAGCAGCGAAGTATGCTAAAAGCGGAAAAACTAGAAAAGACTTTGTTACCGTAGATACTATCAATGTTTATCCAGATACTACCGTTTGGGTAAGAGACTTTAATTATGCATACAATGATCCGTTACATCAAGATTATTTCTGGAATACAGCTTATTCAAAATATCCAGTAGTAGGGGTAACATGGGATCAAGCAAGAGGATTCTGTGCTTATAGAACAGAAAAACATAGAAAATACAATAATTCAAGAAAAAAGAAACCAGAAAACGATGTGATTGTGTACCGTCTCCCTACCGAAGTAGAGTGGGAATACGCAGCTCGTGGAGGTTTGGAAGATGCACCATATCCTTGGGGAGGCCCTTACTTGATGGATAGCAGAGGATGCTATTTGGCAAACTTTAAGCCTAAAAGAGGAGATTATGTAGAAGATTGTTGTTCTAAATCTAAGAAAAAAGGATACATTTATACAGCACCTGTAAAATCATTTTATCCAAACGATTACGGATTATATGATATGGCAGGAAATGTAGCCGAGTGGACACAGTCTCCTTATGAAATCATTTCTAGTGAATATACTTCAACCTTGAATCCTTATTTAGGTTCTGGAAAAGATAATAGAAAGAAAACTGTAAAAGGAGGTTCTTGGAAAGATATAGGATATCTGCTCATGGTAGCCAACAGAGAATATGAATACAAAGATTCAGCTCGAAGCTACATCGGCTTTAGAACTGTACAAACCATTCCAGAAGGAGCTAAAGTAAAATATAGAAAACCAAGAAGATAA
- a CDS encoding arginase family protein — MDFQDILLPIPYELRAYAEATTKYMVGSHVRFEIDEALDSNAVVLLSVGEYDSFGNGEVDPFFSEVRRRFYQLSISNWKNPLYDLGSIAVSEDFLDTCADVESIVKQFSEKKVTLIIIGGTQALSYSIFLGIQKKWVNVAGIDFKLDINSLDGRLSHDNFVSQMILGKEQKLLEYVNIANQAPYNAAEEFDILEQLNFDNIRLGKLTEDLKQAEPLLREKDLVSVDFSVMQASSFNNPLVLTANGLNEREICALMRYSGLSPAVKNLHLSNSYLLDIADASLVAEMMWYFIEAKNNLKDDSEKEKFRVLYEEEEIVFYKSTNSERWWIEVNIDGIRKMLPCSEYDYRETLSGNLPEKWFRFYKRFF, encoded by the coding sequence ATGGACTTTCAGGATATATTGTTGCCTATTCCTTATGAATTAAGAGCTTATGCAGAAGCTACGACCAAGTATATGGTTGGTAGTCATGTTCGTTTTGAGATAGATGAAGCCCTAGATTCAAACGCTGTAGTGTTACTCTCAGTGGGAGAGTACGACAGTTTTGGAAACGGAGAGGTGGATCCATTCTTTTCAGAGGTGCGTCGTAGATTTTATCAGCTTTCGATCAGTAATTGGAAAAATCCGTTGTATGATTTAGGAAGTATAGCTGTGAGCGAGGATTTTCTAGATACTTGCGCCGATGTGGAAAGCATTGTAAAGCAATTTTCAGAAAAGAAAGTTACTTTAATCATAATAGGAGGAACTCAGGCACTTTCTTACTCCATCTTTTTGGGGATTCAGAAGAAATGGGTGAATGTTGCAGGTATTGATTTTAAGTTAGATATAAATTCTTTAGATGGTAGATTAAGTCATGATAATTTTGTGTCTCAAATGATTTTGGGAAAAGAGCAAAAATTGCTAGAATATGTAAATATAGCCAATCAAGCACCATACAATGCGGCAGAAGAATTCGATATACTAGAGCAATTAAATTTTGACAATATCCGTCTCGGGAAATTAACAGAGGATTTAAAACAAGCAGAACCATTACTTAGAGAGAAAGATCTTGTGTCGGTAGATTTCTCTGTAATGCAAGCTTCAAGTTTCAATAATCCGCTAGTGTTAACGGCAAATGGATTGAACGAAAGAGAGATTTGTGCCTTAATGCGCTACTCGGGGCTGAGTCCAGCCGTTAAAAATTTACATTTATCAAACTCCTATTTATTAGATATAGCAGATGCAAGTCTAGTAGCGGAGATGATGTGGTACTTTATTGAAGCAAAAAACAACTTGAAAGATGATTCTGAAAAAGAAAAATTCCGAGTGTTGTACGAAGAGGAAGAAATAGTATTCTATAAATCCACCAATTCAGAAAGATGGTGGATCGAAGTAAACATAGATGGAATAAGAAAAATGCTCCCTTGTAGTGAGTATGATTATAGAGAAACATTAAGCGGAAATTTACCTGAAAAATGGTTTAGATTTTACAAAAGGTTTTTCTGA
- the porN gene encoding type IX secretion system ring subunit PorN/GldN, which yields MKYKLLSLTLILLGAIVNAQSVLNAKSPEELRRMRAENVSLNSKGDTIPNADEPMPYGYIDDNDVLWSKVVWEIIDMNEKLNQPYYNSSNGIAYSTLSLFDALKKGIESGEIKEVYDDEFFEHKLTPQEALNSLSRTDTTDWYYEQKEAGVDMSKVQDTGIDRYPVGSDKVKMIKIKGMWYIDRRIGEMRYRILGISMMGPDAQSMGRGFDGADDYVDLFWIWYPDARKVLNRYKVFNSKNASSKVTFDDMLNGRRFNTVIYKASDMMGNRSIDQFIPKDAEAQLEASRKIKEEILQKENEMWNY from the coding sequence ATGAAATATAAACTATTAAGTTTAACATTAATACTGCTAGGTGCTATTGTAAATGCACAATCGGTGCTAAATGCTAAGTCACCCGAAGAACTCCGAAGAATGAGAGCAGAAAATGTTTCTTTAAATTCTAAAGGAGACACAATTCCCAATGCAGATGAGCCTATGCCATACGGTTATATAGACGACAATGATGTGCTATGGTCTAAAGTAGTTTGGGAAATTATAGACATGAACGAGAAGCTGAATCAGCCTTATTATAATTCATCAAACGGTATAGCATACAGCACTTTATCATTGTTCGATGCATTGAAAAAAGGAATTGAAAGTGGCGAAATCAAAGAAGTTTATGATGATGAGTTTTTTGAGCATAAATTAACTCCTCAAGAAGCACTAAATTCTCTTTCAAGAACAGATACCACAGATTGGTATTATGAGCAAAAAGAAGCAGGTGTAGACATGAGCAAAGTGCAAGATACTGGTATAGATAGATATCCTGTAGGAAGCGACAAGGTTAAAATGATCAAGATCAAGGGAATGTGGTATATCGATAGAAGAATAGGCGAAATGCGTTACCGTATCCTCGGAATTTCGATGATGGGTCCAGACGCTCAATCTATGGGGAGAGGTTTTGATGGAGCCGATGATTATGTAGATTTATTCTGGATTTGGTATCCAGATGCTAGAAAGGTTCTGAACAGATATAAGGTGTTTAATTCCAAAAACGCCTCATCAAAAGTAACATTTGATGATATGCTGAATGGACGAAGATTCAATACCGTGATTTATAAAGCTAGCGACATGATGGGAAATCGAAGCATAGACCAATTTATTCCAAAAGATGCAGAAGCTCAGCTAGAAGCCAGCCGAAAAATCAAGGAAGAAATTCTACAAAAGGAAAACGAAATGTGGAATTACTAA